The Borrelia hispanica CRI genomic interval TTAGTTTGCAAAAAATTCTTGATAGAAGCCATGACATTCAAAATTTAATTTCTAAGAGTTAATTTTATGAATGTACTCAGTATTGATATTGGTACTAGTACTTTAAAATCTGCTTTAATCAATTCTCATTATGGGATTTTAGAGTGTCTTGATATAAATTATTTTGATTATTTTAGTGTAGATTTTGAAAATTTTGATTATAAAATATGGCTCTTTGCTTTAAAGAAAATAATGTCTCATTTTATGTATAGAAAAATTGATTGTATTTCTATTAGTGGTATCTCTCCATGTTTAATAGCTCTTGATTCAAATTTAATTCCTTTAGAGGTGTTGCATTGGAATTCTTCTAAAGTAGTTAAAAATTATAAAGGAAAATCAACTTTTTTGCCCTTTGTTCTTAGTACATTTGAGAGAGGAATTTATGATAAAGTTAGATATTTCGTTTCATGCTTTGAATATTTAATTTATTTACTTACAGGTAATTTGGTTACAAGCTATCCCAGTTTGTCTTATATTCCTTTTATTTGGAATAATATTGAAATTAAAGAATATAATCTTGATACAAGTAAATTTCCTCCTTTTTTAAGAATGGGAGAAATTGTTGGGCAGGTTACTAAGCGTGCTAGTATTGAATTTGGTATTAATAGTGGCATTAATGTAATTAATGCTGGAATTGATTATTTAAGTGTTCTTATTGGAAGTGGAGCTTTTTTTTCTGGAATAGTATCAAATAGAATGGGTACTAGCGAAGGTTTTAATTTTGTCTCAGATACGTATTTATTAGATTTTTCTTTAATATATCCTTATTTCTTAGATAATTTGTTTATTATTGGAAGAATAGTTCCTTCTGGATATTTATTGCAATTGCTTAAAGATAGATTGTTTGAGAAGAAAAAATCATTTGGAGAATTTCTTGGCAAAATTGCTGCAATATATAGTCCAAGTAATATTTATTTTTATTTAAACAAAAAAGAACTTTTTTGTGATCATATTTTAATAGATCCACAAATAAAGAATAATTTAAATGAAGGCATTGTGGGAAAGTTAGATGATCCTTTACAGATAGGAATTGCAATTCTTGAGTCTTCTTATTTTTCGTTTTATAATAGAATACTTCATCTTAAGTCTTGTAAAAGGGATATTTTAGATATTTTTGTGAGTGGCTCTAATTCAGATAATTTATTTTTAAATAAGCTTAAAGCTAATATTATTGGGCAAGATTTAAAAATTTTTGAATTTAAACATTCTGAGATTGTTGGTAATGCAATTTTAGCCTTTTGTTGTTTAAAAGAATTTGACAATCTAGAGGATGCATTTAAAAAACTTGTTAAAATAAAACATATTGTGTCCTTTAATGCCAGTATGCATGATATTTATTTGGAAAAATATCATAATTATGTTTCTAATTTTAATTTATTTGTTAATAGTTAATATGTAAGCATCCTTAAAGTCATTTGAATTTGATATTTTTTGAAGATCAATCTTTGCTTCTGATATAGTTTTATATGGTCCAGATCTGACTCTATAGGTATCTTTGTCATTTATTGTTGCTGAATATATTTTTGCATTTATTTTGTATTTCATCAGTTCTTGAATATTATTGTCAGCAGTAATTGGATCTGAGAGCGATGCAAATTGTATATAATATTCTTTTTGAGGATCATATTTGTTTTCAAGTTTGTTATAATTTTGTTTTTTTTTAATTTCTTGACTTGCCTTTGCATTAATTTTTTTTGGCTTGAGTGTTTTTGCTTGTGTTTGTGTTTTTTTAGGTACATTTTGATTTACAATTTGTGCTTCTTTTTTATGAATTATTTTTTTATTATTTTGATTCATATCATTGTTTAAATTTGTGCTTTCTTTATTAGTTTTTGTAAGGTCAATTATGATTTCATTTGGTTTGTCAGTTATTGACAGAGTATCTTCATTATTTTCATTTTCTGTAGATTTTTCATTTTTCGTTTCTTGCAAAATAATATTTTTGCCTGCAATGTCAGAGGCCAAATTTTTATTTGGGAAAAAAATAATTATTCCAAGAAATATAATTGCACAAACAGTTACAATTGAAGTTAATGCTACTAAGAATCCTTTATTATTATTGTTATTGCCATCTCTCATTATGTTACCTCTCTCATCTTAGCCCTAATTTTTCTTTTTAAATATTCATAACTCTTATTGTTAATTATATTTATTATTTTTGAATTTATAATATTTTTATTGAAAAAAATATCTTTTTGCCATTTAAGTATGTTTATAATTAAGTTGTCATCAATATTGCGATTTAATTTTAACCTATTTTTTATTATCTCATCATTTGCTTTTATTATAAATATGTGTTTACAAAATTTTGCAAGGTCTAGTTTAAAAAGTAGTGCGGCATTAATTATAATTTTGTCAGACTTATTTGTTAATATTATTTGTTCTATTTGTTGATATATGATGGGATGTGTTATTTTTTCTAATATTTGTAGCTTTTCTTTATCATAAAAGACTATATTGCGAAGTTTTATTCTGTCTATTTCATTTATATTATTTAATATTTTATTGCCAAATGTTTTAATTATTGTATCTTTTTTTTCTTCTAAAATGATATGACCTATTTTATCTGCATTAATTTCATAAAAATCATATTCGTTACTAATGATTTTTGACACAGTGTCTTTTCCGGTTGATATTCTACCAGTTATTCCAATTATTGATGAATGTCTCCCCATGATTTTCCAGTCTCAATATTTGTTTTTAAAGGAATCTTTAGAGGATAAGCATTTTCCATCATTTCTTTTATTATTATTTGTGCCTTTTCACATTCTTCTTCTGGTGATTCAATTAGCATTTCATCGTGTACTTGTAAGAGTATTTTTGATTTTAGATTGTTATTTTTAAATTCGTTATATACTTTAATCATTGCGATTTTCATTATATCAGATGCACTTCCTTGAATTATGCTATTTATTGCCATTCGTTCAGCACTTGTTCTTTCTAAATAATTTTGACTATTAATTTCTCTTATATATCTTCTTCTCTTTAAAAGGGTTTCACTGTATCCATTTTGCTTTACAAAATCTATTTGATTTTGTATAAAAGTTTTTATTTTAGAATAAAGATTAAAATATGAATCGATGAAATTTTGTGCTTCCTTTCTTGTAATGGATAGTTCTTGTGAAAGTCTAAAAGCTGACATTCTATAAATTATTCCAAAATTAATTGATTTTGCTATTCTTCTCATTGAAGGTGTTATATTGGTTTCATCTACCTTAAAGAGTTTTGATGCTGTTTGTATGTGAATATCTTTTTTATGAGTAAAAGCTTCAATTAGTGATTCATCTTCTGAGAGATGTGCTAATATTACAAGTTCTATTTGTGAATAATCTGCAGATATGAAAATATTGCCTTTCATAGGTTTGAATGCTGCTCTTATTTTTCTTCCTCTTTCATCTTTGATTGGTATGTTTTGTAGATTGGGTGCAGTACTTGAAATTCGTCCCGTTGCTGTTTTTGTTTGCATAAAGTTCGTATGTATTTTGTTTGTTTTTTCGTTTATAAATTCTATTAAATTATCGGTATATGTATTTTTTAGTTTTGCAAGTTGTCTGTAGTTTATGAGTTTTTCTATAGATTCATGCTGATCTTTTATTGTTTCTAGCACCTTGATGTCTGTCGAATCTTGCTTGACATTTTTTGGTACTATAATATTTAATTTTTCAAATAAAACCGTATGTAATTGTTTGCTTGAATTTAGATTAAATTTAATGCCTATACTTTGTATTACTTCATTCTCAATTGTTTTTAATTCTTGTTCAAGTTCATGGCCATATTGTGTTAAGTAGTTGCTGTCAAGGTAAATGCCATTTTCTTCCATTTCTATAATGACATTGCTAAATGGCATTTCTATGTTTCTCATTAGGCTTTCAAGGTTGTCTTCTTTGAGCTTTTTTCTCAAGATATTAAATAATCTTAAGGTAATGTCAGCATCCTCAGCAGCATAGTTGGATGCTATTTCAAGTGGTATATCTTTAAGAGTACCATGTTGTGGTACTATTTCGTCGTATTTAATGTTTTTATGCATTAGATATTTTGCTGCTAAAAAGTCAAGAGATACTTTTGTGTTTGGATCAATAACATATGCTGCTATCATTGTATCGAAATATGCAGATATGACATTAAATCCATGTCTTTTTAGTACTTTGTAATCAAATTTATAATTTTGACCAATTAATTTTGGTTGTGATTTAAAAAATTCATTAAATTTTTGTATTATGTATTCTTTTTCAATGGAATTTTTTTCTTTTGTTTCTATGGGAATATAGTAACTTTCAAATTCTTGAAATGAAACTGAAATTCCAATTATATTTGATTCGTAAATATTAATAGAAGTTGTTTCTGTGTCTATTGCTATATAGCTTGCTTTTTTTAGTTGTTCTATTAGTAAGTCCAGTTCTTCTTTTTTTAATATTGTTTTATATTTGACATTTTCTTCTTGTATTGTCTTAAGAGTATTTGCATATAATGTTGTTGATTGTAAATCTTTTGTATTTTCTTTATTTGATTGTGTTGTATTGATATCAAAGATTGATTGTTGCATGGAATTTATAATATTTTTTTTCTTTAATATAGATTTGTAAGATTTAATGAGGGTTGTTGCAGAATATTCTTCAAATAGTGAAATAATATCTTCTTTTAAATTTTCTAGTTTAAATGTTTCAAGTGATGGTAATTCTAGATCTTCTACAAGACTTATAAGTTCATAACTTAAAAAAGCATTTTCTTTTTCTCTTAGTAAGATTTCTTTGTATTTATTATTTATTAAAGATAAGTTTTTATATATTCCATTTAATGTGTGAAATTCATTCAATAATTTAGCAGCACCTTTTTGTCCAATTCCTTTAATTCCTGGAATGTTGTCAGTAGGGTCTCCAACAATGGATAAATAGTCTTTGATTTGAGATTTATTTATTCCAAATTTTTTTATAACATAATCATTGTTCATTTCTAAAAAGCTGCTATTTTCAATTTTAAATATTTTGGTTTGATTTGATATTAATTGTAATAAATCTTTGTCTGGAGAGATAATATAAGTTAAGTAATTGTTTTGTTCTGCCTTTTTTGTGAAACTGGCTATAAGATCATCAGCTTCATATCCTTGTAGTTCAAACATTGGGATATTTGCTTTTATTAATCCTTCTTTTATCCAATGAATTTGTGGGATTAGGTTGTCTGGAGGAGCATCTCTTGTTGCTTTGTAATTTGGGTATTGTTGTTGTCTAAATGTTTGTGTTTCTGAATCAAAAGTGACAATTAGATTTTCTGGGTTTTTTTTCTTTATGATAAAGAAAAGAGTTTTAAAAAAACCAATAAATGCGTTGACATTTTCTCCTTTACTATTTGTTAAAGGATTGTTTTTCATAACGTAATAGTTTCTAAAAATTATATTTAATGCATCGATTAAGTAAATTTCTTTCATATTATAACATCTAGTAAAATTGGTTCTTTATAATTAAATGAACTTTTAAAAAATTGTATTTTTGGTATTGCTTTTTTTTTAGCAAATATCTTTTTTAAGATTTTATCTGTATTTTTATATTGAGTGTGTATTATTTCTTTTAATGACAAAGTATCTTTGATTAATTTTTTAATTTCTTCTTGTATTTGTTCTTGTTTTGTTAACCATGAGTTTATGGTTGTATAATAGTTGTTGATTGAATTTAGAATTAGATCTTTTTTAGGATTTGTGATTTCTAATATATCTATTATTCCTTGAGTGATTTTTGTATTTTCGAATTCTAAGATAGCTTTTAATTTTTTTAGTTCAAGTATTAGATCTTGTAAATATTTTTTTAAGATGATATTTGTATTATCCGACAACATTGATTCCTAATTTCTTTTTAATGATAATATTATTATTATTATCTTTTTTAAGCAATGCTTTCCAAGCTGTGTGAAGATTTTTAAGGTGCTTTAAGACTTCTTGGATATTATCTATATTTTTTTCTAATGTAACACTTTCTAATGTTTTATTTAAAAAGGAGTATATTGATAATAGGTTATTTGAAATATCCCCACCATCTTCAAAATTTAGTGTAGACATTAATTCTATGATAATATCTTGTGCATGATAAACTTTTTCATCAGCTTTTGTTGTGCTTTTTGGGTCTTCATTTTTATAAAATTCTTTAGCAACTTCTAAATCTTGTATTGCTTTTTCGTAGAGCATTACTAATATTGATATTGAACTTGATGTGTTGACTTGTGTTTTTTTGTAAATATCTTCTTTTCTTAGCAAGGATTTTCTCCTAATTTAATATTTTTATTTGTTCTGCTATCTGTTCTTCTCTGAAAGGTTTTGTAATATATCCTTTTGCTCCAAGTTGTAGAGCTTTTGCAATAAGTTCTTGTTTCCCAAGTGCTGTTACCATTAATATATTTAGTTTGCGTTCAAACTTTTTGTTAAGTTCATTTATTTTTTCAAGTGCTGTAATTCCATCCATGCCCATCATAGTTATATCAAGAGTTATTAGATGAAGTGTTTCTTGTTGTTTAAATTCTTGAATAGCCTGGATACCATCTTCTGCTTCTAAGAACTCACTGAATCCTAAATTTTTTAGTATTTTAATTAAATTTTTGCGCATAAAAATAGAATCATCAACTATTAAAGCTTTTTTATTTTCTTCCAATTTCCATACTCCTCCATTTAATTTTAACATAATAGGGTATTAAAAATCATTTAATAAAGAAAGATATAATCCATTTTATATTTACTCTAAATTTTTGGATGAATAGATTTATTACTCAGTAATCCATATGGAAATTTTATATTTTTTTGTAAAATTATATTGTGGTTTTTGTAATGGGGTTTATGTAAATTATGGGTAAAGATAAAGATATAAAAGCTGAAATTTTAAGTTTAAGGGATACCATTAAAAAATGGAATAGGGAATATTATGTTGATTCGTCACCCAGTGTGGGCGATGTTACCTATGATAAGGCTCTTTTACGACTTCAATATTTGGAGAATAGGTATCCTGAATATAAAACTTTAGATTCTCCTACGCTTAAATTTGGAAGTGATCTTTTAAATGGTTTTAAAGAGGTTGAACATTCTTATCCTGTATTGAGTTTAGATAAGGCCTATGATGTTAAAGAATTATCATTATGGGTTGATAAAATGGGGTTAGAGGGTTCTAATTTGGGATTTGATATGGGAATTTCAGTTGAACCTAAAATAGATGGATGTTCAATTGTTCTTTATTATAAAGATGGAATACTTGAGAAAGCTTTAACTAGGGGCGATGGTAGAGTTGGTAATAATGTTACTGAAAATGTGAGAACAATTAAAAATGTTCCTTTATGCATTGGAGAACAGGTTGAATTGGTATTGAGAGGTGAAATTTATATTACCAAAAAGGATTTTTTGAAAATAAATCATACATTAAATGATGCTTATATTAATGCTAGAAATTTGGCTTCAGGTATATTGAGAAGAGTAGATAGTAGAGAAGTTGTTAACTTTCCCTTAGATATTTTTGTTTATGATATTTTATATTCCAGTTTGGAATTAAATACTAATCATGATGCTTTTGATAAGCTTAAACATTTTGGGTTTAAACTTAATTCTTTTTGTAAGTTTTTTTATGGTAAAAACTTGGGAGAAAATATTATTGATTATGTCAAGGAGATAGAAGAAGGGAGGGAAAATTTTGAATATGAAATTGATGGTGTTGTTTTAAAGGTTGATGATTTTAGTTTAAGAGATGTTTTGGGATATACTTCTCATCATCCTAAATGGTCAATTGCTTATAAATTTGAGTCTTTGAGAGCTGTTAGTAAGGTAATTGATATAGTTGTTCAGGTTGGACGTAGTGGTAAGATTACTCCTGTTGCAAATATAGAGAAAGTACTTATTGCAGGAGCTTTTATTACCAGTGCAAGTTTACATAATCAGGATTATATAGATTCTATTGGGTTAAATGTTGAAGATGTTGTTGCAATTTCAAGGCGTGGCGATGTGATTCCTGCTGTTGAATTGGTTGTAGAAAAACTTTCTGTTGATAATTTTAAAATTCCAAATTATTGTCCTTCATGTAAAAAGTCTTTAATAAAAGAGGGTGCCCATCTTTTCTGTATTAATATACATTGCCCTTTGAAGATTATGGGACATATAAAGTATTTTTGTAGTAAAAAATGTATGAATATTGTGGGAATTTCAGAAAAAACAATTGAGTTTCTTTTTAATATGAATTTTATATCTTCAGAAATGGATCTTTATACATTTGATTTTGATAGGCTTATTGGTCTTAAGGGATTTAATTTTAAAAGGGTAAATAAGTTAAAGCGTTCTATTGAAGAGAGTAAAAATAGACCGTTTAGAAAATTACTTCTTGCTATGGGAATTAAGGATCTAGGAATTAATACAATATTATTGTTAATCAACAATAATTTAAATTCATTTGATGCAATTAGTTTGCTTTGTCAAGATAAAAAAAATGCTCTTGTTAAACTTTTAGATATTAAGGGGATAGGAGAAAGAATAGCTTTAAATATTATTAGAGCATTTAATAATAAGATTATCCTTGATAAATTTAACTTTTTTAAGGAATTAGGATTTAAGATGCAAGAAGATAGTATGAATTGTGTTGTAGATTCTTCTTTTTTATTTGGTAAAAAATTTTGTATAACAGGGTCTTTTGATGAATATTCCAGACATGTTCTTATTGATAAAATTACTAAAAAAGGTGCTATTTTTAACAGTTCAGTTAGTAGATATTTAGATTTTTTACTTGTTGGGAAAAGTCCTGGATTAAAATTAAAAAAAGCTAATAATTTGGGCATTAAAATCCTTAGTCTTTTTGATATTAAAAATTTGGTCAATTTAGATGATTAAACTTATTTTATTATTCTTACGTTTCTAAATTCCGATGCTAAATTTTTGTATAGAGTATTTATATCACTTGTATATTCTACTTTTATTAAATTTCGAAAAAATTTTTCTTTATGTTTTAGTGATGGATTAATAAAGTGAGTTTTGACATTATATTTTGGGATTAATTTATAAATTTCCTTTGCCCTATGTAAATTTTTTGTTGGTTCTATTTCAATATAATATCCATTGGGTTTTTTAAAATCAAATTCATTACTTTGGACTTTAAAATTATAGTTATTTAAATGTGTATCTGGATATATTTTAAATTCAGCGTTTTTTATTATGGCGTTTTTATTTGTTGTTTGTATATCTTGTGTATGGGAGCCTTGTGTTATTTGTTGTGATTTTCTGTTTTTGTATTTTGTTGAATCTTTTTTTACATATTTTGTCAAACCCTCTTTAAGTTTTAAAATATCATTTTCATTATTTTTCAATCTTTTATCTAATATATTGATTTGATCTTGTTTTTGTTGAATTATATTTTTATTTTCTTTGTATAATTCTTCATTTTCTTCAATCTTATTTTTTAATGAATTTATTATTTTTTCTATTGAAAGTAAGTTATTTTCAATATTTTTGAAGCTATTGTCATGATCATTTTTGAAGTTTGTTAATTCTTGGTGAAATGCTAATAGGGTTTCTCCATTATTATTGATTTTACTATCAAGGTCACCTAATAGTTGAGTATGATTATTAAGGGAATCTTTGTTGTTATTGATTTTACTATCAAGGTCACCTAATAGTTGAGTATGATTATTAAGGGAATCTTTGTTATTATTGATTTTACTATCAAGGTCACCTAATAGTTGAGTATGATTATTAAGGGAATCTTTGTTATTATTGATTTTACTATCAAGGTCACCTAATAGTTGAGTATGATTATTAAGGGAATCTTTGTTGTTATTGATTTTACTATCAAGGTCACCTAATAGTTGAGTATGATTATTAAGGGAATCTTTGTTGTTATTGATTTTATTATCAAGGTCACCTAATAGTTGAGTATGATTATTAAGGGAATCTTTGTTGTTATTGATTTTACTATCAAGGTCACCTAATAGTTGAGTATGATTATTAAGGGAATCTTTGTTATTATTGATTTTACTATCAAGGTCACCTAATAGTTGAGTATGATTATTAAGGGAATCTTTATTGTTATTGATTTTACTATCAAGGTCACCTAATAGTTGAGTATGATTATTAAGGGAATCTTTATTGTTATTGATTTTACTATCAAGTTCACCTAGTTTATGAATGTTGTTATTAATGGAATTTTTATTATTATTGATTTTGCTATCAAGTTCACTTAGTTTATGAATGTTGTTATTAATGGAATCTTTATTATTATTGATTTTGCTATCAAGTTCACCTAGTTTATGAATGTTGTTATTAATGGAATCTTTATTATTATTGATTTTGCTATCAAGTTCACCTAGTTTATGAATGTTGTTATTAATGGAATCTTTATTATTATTGATTTTGCTATCAAGTTCACCTAGTTTATGAATGTTGTTATTAATGGAATCTTTATTATTATTGATTTTGCTATCAAGTTCACCTAGTTTATGAATGTTGTTATTAATGGAATCTTTATTATTATTGATTTTATTATCAAGTTCATTTAGTATAGGATTTTCTGAGTTGAAATATTCTTGTTCTTGAATATATGTATCGTATGTATTTTCTGTGGGTGGGTAATTGTAACTTTCATTTGGTATATATTCTTTTTGATTGTCTTCATATCTTTGTTCATTGTAATCATTATAATCATTGTTTTTTGCTTGATAAGATCCTTGATAAGGATCATTTAGTAAATTTTCTTTTGTATTTATTAAATATTTTATTCTTTCAATTTCTTCTTTTAAACTTTTAATTAGCATTGCATATTCTTCATTCTTTCTTTTGATTGATTCTATATTTGTGTCGTTTAAAAGATTTTCTATGTTTGTTATTTTTTTTTCATAGTTTTTGATTCTAAGTTTTAAGATGTCTATATTTTTTATGAACCAATCATCATCCATATTGTTTTGTTCGAAATCGGAATCTTTTGTAAAAATGTTATTTCTTATTTGTCTGTTATTTGCTATTTGGATTTGTGATGAATCTTTGAAATTAAGTTTATTAGGTTTCTTTTTTAATGTGTTTATATCATTTTCTTTTGAAACTTGATTTTGTTTGAAATCAATGGTTTCTTCTTCATTATTTTGATTGTTAAAGTCTTCATTTAGATCTTCTCTAGGAATATAAATTTTTGAATGGTTGAACATGTAATCTTTAGTTATGTGTTGTTTTTGTTCTCCGAAAAGTAATGTACACGAGATCAACATAAAAATTTTATAGATCATTGAAGCTATTTTTTTATTTTTACCCATAAACATTAGACCTCATGAATATTATTTGATATTCATTTTAATTTTGATATTATCATAGTTTTTTAAATTGATCAAAAGAAAATAAGATTATTTATGTAATAATTATGAATTATTTTCGTAATTATTGTAGTTGTAAATTACAATTTAGTATTTAGTCCATATTGAGTTATATGTGAAATAACATAATTGAATTAATTTAATTATCAAGTCATATTTTAATTTACAATAGTAATTTTATTGGTATTGTGCCATAATGATACCAATAGAAGAGAAATTATGGATTTTAACTTCTCGTTTTGCTTAATTTTTTATGAAATTAGAAAATATGGATGAAGTTTGGGCTTTGCCAGTTTGTTGTAATATTAAAAATTCGATTATTGAAGATTTTAAGGTGTCAGATGAATATAAAAATCAAGTGTTTAATATAAGTTATAAAGATAATATTATCTTAAAATTTATTGATATCATTGATTATCATGAATTTAATTTAAAACTTTTTGATAATAATATAGCTTTTGAAGGGCAAGTGCCTTTAGTGTTATATTCTGATAACCTAGATACTTTATTAGAAGCAGAATCAAATGTTATTTTGGAATTAAGACCTATTGAACAAAATGATATTTGTTGTAGTTTGAACCTTAAAGAATCAGATGAATTTAAAGTTTATACTTCGCATTATGAATTTTCTGATTATTTCAATTGTTGTAGTGACTTTATTTTAGTGAAAGTATTCTTTAGTGATGATAATTTAATAATTGATGCTGATCTTGATAATATTGCATTGGTTAAGCAGATTATTAGTGATAGCTTTTGTATTTCTAAAGATAAGATTATTATTAATCCTATTAATAATAATTGTGTTAATATTTTATTTCCCATTGTTTTTAATGCTGTTATGCAAGGTATAGTTATTTCTAAAAAACTTGGTCTTAAGGTTAATGTTATTTATTATAAAAGGCATTTTTTAATAGCAGAATCTTTAAAGTTAAAATTTTCTGTTGTAAATTACTTGTCAACTGAAAATAGGCTTAATAAGATTATGTTAGAGCTTAAAATTAATAGACCGTTGAATTTTTTATATAAATTTTATTTTAATTATCTTAATAAGATTTTTAGTAATTTATTTTTTGATGTATTAGTACATATTGATCTTATATCTATTAATAGTAATTCTATTTTTTTTTGTGATAGTTATTTTTTATTTGGCATTTCTGCTTATAGTTTTATTTATTCGAATTTTTATAGTCTTGCGGCTAGTCTATCACTTGAACCTCTCAATTATTTGCTTGGTTATGTGAAGAGCGAATATAATATCTTTTTTAAGCTTTTTAATGAGATGGATTTAAAAAATTCTATTATGCGTAAGTCGTCTTCTATAAGTTTAAATAATGAATATAATATCTTAGATGTGAAGAGAAAAGGCGTAGGATTTGCCTTTTTAAATTTAGATTCTAATATAGATTTTGCTTTATTAGATATTGGTAATTTAACTATTTCTATGAATTTGTATAAAGATAAATTAGATGTATTTATTCCTTATAAAATTATAGATATTAATCTGGTGAATTATTTGAAGAATGTTTTAGCCAAAGCTTTTAATTTGTCTTATAGTTGTGTCAACTTTATTGTTGGTGATTCTTTTAAAGGTAATATTGGATTTTCTGGGTCCTTGTTAAAGGAGTCTTATCTTATTGAAAGAGCAATTTTAACTATAAAAGAAGAGCTTTCTAGTATAATTGATGATGAGGGAAAAAGAGAATATCCAGTTATAGTTAGTAGGGATTTT includes:
- a CDS encoding FGGY-family carbohydrate kinase, encoding MNVLSIDIGTSTLKSALINSHYGILECLDINYFDYFSVDFENFDYKIWLFALKKIMSHFMYRKIDCISISGISPCLIALDSNLIPLEVLHWNSSKVVKNYKGKSTFLPFVLSTFERGIYDKVRYFVSCFEYLIYLLTGNLVTSYPSLSYIPFIWNNIEIKEYNLDTSKFPPFLRMGEIVGQVTKRASIEFGINSGINVINAGIDYLSVLIGSGAFFSGIVSNRMGTSEGFNFVSDTYLLDFSLIYPYFLDNLFIIGRIVPSGYLLQLLKDRLFEKKKSFGEFLGKIAAIYSPSNIYFYLNKKELFCDHILIDPQIKNNLNEGIVGKLDDPLQIGIAILESSYFSFYNRILHLKSCKRDILDIFVSGSNSDNLFLNKLKANIIGQDLKIFEFKHSEIVGNAILAFCCLKEFDNLEDAFKKLVKIKHIVSFNASMHDIYLEKYHNYVSNFNLFVNS
- a CDS encoding SPOR domain-containing protein — translated: MRDGNNNNNKGFLVALTSIVTVCAIIFLGIIIFFPNKNLASDIAGKNIILQETKNEKSTENENNEDTLSITDKPNEIIIDLTKTNKESTNLNNDMNQNNKKIIHKKEAQIVNQNVPKKTQTQAKTLKPKKINAKASQEIKKKQNYNKLENKYDPQKEYYIQFASLSDPITADNNIQELMKYKINAKIYSATINDKDTYRVRSGPYKTISEAKIDLQKISNSNDFKDAYILTINK
- the fliS gene encoding flagellar export chaperone FliS; translated protein: MLRKEDIYKKTQVNTSSSISILVMLYEKAIQDLEVAKEFYKNEDPKSTTKADEKVYHAQDIIIELMSTLNFEDGGDISNNLLSIYSFLNKTLESVTLEKNIDNIQEVLKHLKNLHTAWKALLKKDNNNNIIIKKKLGINVVG
- the polA gene encoding DNA polymerase I produces the protein MKEIYLIDALNIIFRNYYVMKNNPLTNSKGENVNAFIGFFKTLFFIIKKKNPENLIVTFDSETQTFRQQQYPNYKATRDAPPDNLIPQIHWIKEGLIKANIPMFELQGYEADDLIASFTKKAEQNNYLTYIISPDKDLLQLISNQTKIFKIENSSFLEMNNDYVIKKFGINKSQIKDYLSIVGDPTDNIPGIKGIGQKGAAKLLNEFHTLNGIYKNLSLINNKYKEILLREKENAFLSYELISLVEDLELPSLETFKLENLKEDIISLFEEYSATTLIKSYKSILKKKNIINSMQQSIFDINTTQSNKENTKDLQSTTLYANTLKTIQEENVKYKTILKKEELDLLIEQLKKASYIAIDTETTSINIYESNIIGISVSFQEFESYYIPIETKEKNSIEKEYIIQKFNEFFKSQPKLIGQNYKFDYKVLKRHGFNVISAYFDTMIAAYVIDPNTKVSLDFLAAKYLMHKNIKYDEIVPQHGTLKDIPLEIASNYAAEDADITLRLFNILRKKLKEDNLESLMRNIEMPFSNVIIEMEENGIYLDSNYLTQYGHELEQELKTIENEVIQSIGIKFNLNSSKQLHTVLFEKLNIIVPKNVKQDSTDIKVLETIKDQHESIEKLINYRQLAKLKNTYTDNLIEFINEKTNKIHTNFMQTKTATGRISSTAPNLQNIPIKDERGRKIRAAFKPMKGNIFISADYSQIELVILAHLSEDESLIEAFTHKKDIHIQTASKLFKVDETNITPSMRRIAKSINFGIIYRMSAFRLSQELSITRKEAQNFIDSYFNLYSKIKTFIQNQIDFVKQNGYSETLLKRRRYIREINSQNYLERTSAERMAINSIIQGSASDIMKIAMIKVYNEFKNNNLKSKILLQVHDEMLIESPEEECEKAQIIIKEMMENAYPLKIPLKTNIETGKSWGDIHQ
- the coaE gene encoding dephospho-CoA kinase (Dephospho-CoA kinase (CoaE) performs the final step in coenzyme A biosynthesis.) translates to MGRHSSIIGITGRISTGKDTVSKIISNEYDFYEINADKIGHIILEEKKDTIIKTFGNKILNNINEIDRIKLRNIVFYDKEKLQILEKITHPIIYQQIEQIILTNKSDKIIINAALLFKLDLAKFCKHIFIIKANDEIIKNRLKLNRNIDDNLIINILKWQKDIFFNKNIINSKIINIINNKSYEYLKRKIRAKMREVT
- a CDS encoding response regulator → MEENKKALIVDDSIFMRKNLIKILKNLGFSEFLEAEDGIQAIQEFKQQETLHLITLDITMMGMDGITALEKINELNKKFERKLNILMVTALGKQELIAKALQLGAKGYITKPFREEQIAEQIKILN